One segment of Bradyrhizobium sp. WD16 DNA contains the following:
- a CDS encoding prephenate dehydrogenase/arogenate dehydrogenase family protein — MSHDKDDFIPSHPQDRPLLGLIGFGAFGRLVAEHLWPFFHLRVHDPVLPAGASIPFRDAAVTSLAAAAACPVVIVATPVNGLDATVAAVAPHVRPGAVVLDVGSVKMIPAEIMTSGLPSEVDIVATHPLFGPQSARGGIAGLKIAVCPVRGQRCRSVVAFLRRKLRLEVILTTPEAHDREAAVVQGLTHLIAKVLVQMEPLPTSMTTRSFDLLVEAIDMVRHDAPEVFHAIERSNPFSPAVRDRFIELASMLNADLDAPG, encoded by the coding sequence ATGTCGCACGACAAAGACGATTTCATCCCGTCCCATCCTCAGGATCGACCGTTGCTCGGCCTGATCGGTTTCGGCGCCTTCGGACGGCTTGTCGCCGAACATCTCTGGCCGTTCTTCCACCTGCGCGTGCATGATCCCGTGCTGCCTGCGGGCGCCTCAATCCCCTTTCGCGACGCGGCTGTCACGTCTCTCGCCGCAGCCGCCGCCTGCCCGGTGGTGATCGTCGCCACGCCGGTGAACGGCCTCGACGCGACGGTGGCAGCGGTCGCCCCCCACGTCCGTCCCGGCGCGGTGGTGCTCGATGTCGGCTCGGTCAAGATGATCCCCGCAGAGATCATGACGAGCGGGTTGCCGAGCGAAGTCGATATCGTGGCAACGCACCCGCTGTTCGGCCCGCAAAGCGCCAGAGGCGGCATTGCAGGATTGAAGATCGCAGTGTGTCCCGTGCGCGGCCAACGCTGCCGCAGCGTGGTCGCCTTCCTGCGACGCAAGCTGCGGCTGGAGGTGATCCTGACCACTCCCGAAGCGCACGATCGCGAGGCCGCTGTGGTCCAGGGACTGACCCATTTGATCGCCAAGGTCCTGGTCCAGATGGAGCCCTTGCCGACATCCATGACGACCCGCAGCTTCGACCTGCTGGTCGAGGCGATCGACATGGTCCGGCACGACGCGCCGGAAGTGTTCCATGCGATCGAACGGTCCAATCCGTTTTCGCCGGCCGTTCGCGATCGCTTCATTGAACTGGCGTCGATGCTCAATGCCGATCTCGACGCGCCCGGGTGA
- a CDS encoding carboxymuconolactone decarboxylase family protein encodes MSDDASMFDKGLAVRREVLGADYVDGSLAKADDFMMAFQQITTEWCWGYAWTRPGLERRSRSMINLAMLTALGKPAELKLHVKGALQNGLTVEEIKEILLHATVYCGIPAGLEAFKAAHEVLKAEGALAGKVAT; translated from the coding sequence ATGAGCGATGACGCGTCCATGTTCGACAAGGGGCTTGCGGTGCGCCGCGAGGTACTCGGCGCCGATTATGTCGACGGCAGCCTCGCCAAGGCCGACGATTTCATGATGGCGTTCCAGCAGATCACGACCGAATGGTGCTGGGGATATGCCTGGACGCGGCCCGGCCTCGAGCGTCGCTCCCGCAGCATGATCAACCTCGCCATGCTGACGGCTCTCGGCAAGCCGGCGGAGCTCAAGCTGCACGTCAAGGGCGCCTTGCAGAACGGTCTTACCGTCGAGGAGATCAAGGAGATCCTGCTGCACGCCACGGTGTATTGCGGCATCCCGGCCGGGCTCGAGGCCTTCAAGGCGGCGCATGAAGTGCTCAAGGCCGAGGGTGCACTCGCCGGCAAGGTGGCGACATGA
- the dctA gene encoding C4-dicarboxylate transporter DctA, translating into MTTTSITSPKIRTSRRAWWKELWVQVMIAMALGIALGAVRPDLGTQMQPLGDAFIKAIRMLIAPIIFCTVVNGIAHMADMAKVGRVAVKALVYFEVITTFALVIGLTAVNVWQPGAGMNVDVSSINASVVEPYVKQTAAVGFVPFLINIIPQTFVGAFAEGNILQVLFLSVMCGFALIWLGERAKPMTDVIDVGAKMIFGMVKIVMWAAPLGAFGAIAFTVGKFGLGSLSSLGKLIGGFYVTCVIFIAVVLGPISALCGFSLWKLIRYLWEELLVCIATTSSETVLPRMLSKLEALGCERSIVGLVIPTGYSFNLDGTCLYLATAAVFLAQATNTHLDISHQVGLLLILLVTSKGAAGIAGAAFVVLAATLAAGGTIPVASVALVLGVHRLMSQALTPTNLVGNAVATIVIAKWENALDAARMRLVLDAGEAPDGGA; encoded by the coding sequence ATGACGACGACGTCAATAACGAGCCCGAAGATCCGCACCTCACGCCGCGCCTGGTGGAAGGAGCTTTGGGTTCAGGTGATGATCGCCATGGCGCTCGGCATCGCGCTCGGCGCGGTGCGCCCCGATCTCGGCACCCAGATGCAGCCGCTCGGCGACGCCTTCATCAAGGCGATCCGCATGCTGATCGCGCCGATCATCTTCTGTACCGTGGTCAACGGCATCGCCCACATGGCCGACATGGCCAAGGTCGGGCGCGTCGCCGTCAAGGCGCTGGTCTATTTCGAGGTCATCACCACCTTCGCGCTCGTCATCGGTCTTACGGCCGTCAATGTCTGGCAGCCCGGCGCGGGGATGAATGTGGACGTCTCCTCGATCAATGCCAGCGTCGTCGAGCCTTACGTCAAGCAGACTGCGGCGGTCGGCTTCGTGCCGTTCCTGATCAACATCATTCCGCAGACCTTCGTCGGCGCCTTCGCCGAGGGCAACATCCTCCAGGTGCTGTTCCTGTCGGTGATGTGCGGCTTCGCGCTGATCTGGCTCGGCGAGCGCGCCAAGCCGATGACCGACGTGATCGACGTCGGCGCCAAGATGATCTTCGGCATGGTCAAGATCGTGATGTGGGCGGCGCCGCTCGGCGCCTTCGGCGCCATCGCCTTCACGGTCGGCAAATTCGGCCTCGGCTCGCTGTCCTCGCTCGGCAAGCTGATCGGCGGCTTCTATGTCACCTGCGTGATCTTCATCGCGGTGGTGCTGGGGCCGATCTCCGCGCTATGCGGCTTCAGCCTCTGGAAACTGATCCGCTACCTCTGGGAGGAGCTTTTGGTCTGCATCGCAACGACCTCGTCGGAAACGGTGCTGCCACGTATGTTGTCCAAGCTGGAGGCGCTCGGCTGCGAGCGCAGCATCGTCGGCCTGGTGATCCCGACCGGATATTCCTTCAATCTCGACGGCACCTGTCTCTATCTCGCCACTGCCGCCGTCTTCCTCGCCCAGGCGACCAACACCCATCTCGATATCAGCCATCAGGTCGGGCTGCTGCTGATCCTGCTCGTGACATCGAAGGGCGCGGCGGGGATCGCAGGCGCCGCCTTCGTGGTGCTGGCGGCGACGCTGGCCGCCGGCGGCACCATTCCGGTCGCCAGCGTGGCGCTGGTGCTCGGAGTTCATCGCCTGATGTCCCAGGCGTTGACGCCGACCAACCTGGTGGGCAATGCAGTTGCCACCATCGTGATCGCCAAATGGGAAAATGCCCTCGACGCCGCCCGCATGCGCCTTGTGCTCGATGCCGGCGAGGCGCCGGATGGCGGAGCCTGA
- a CDS encoding tripartite tricarboxylate transporter substrate binding protein produces the protein MIALRALTAGFAAAAMIASLGCSTAAADAFPTKPVRILVPYAAGGAVDVLARTIGQSLSKTWGQQPVIENRPGAGGVIASQALAQSAPDGYTLILVASGHPLNQFIYPKLPYDTFKNFSAITEIAYSPLAVVVSKKSGISDLKELIARAREKPDSLSYGMSGNGTSAHLAGELLKYMAKVSIVAVPYKGGAPALMAVIAGEVPMSINPLPEVIGQLDGGAVRVLAVTTATRAKQLPEVPTVAESGLPGYDAAVWWGFLAPAGLSPELTQKLNRDIVGALHDPVVVAALDKIGATPVGNSPQEFDALIHAEAAKWEPVLKEAQIKVE, from the coding sequence ATGATCGCATTGAGAGCACTGACCGCCGGCTTTGCCGCCGCCGCGATGATCGCGTCACTCGGCTGCAGCACCGCCGCGGCCGATGCGTTTCCCACCAAGCCTGTGAGGATTCTCGTGCCCTACGCCGCAGGTGGCGCGGTCGACGTTCTCGCCAGGACGATCGGCCAATCCCTGTCGAAAACCTGGGGACAGCAGCCGGTCATCGAGAACCGCCCCGGTGCCGGCGGCGTGATTGCCTCGCAGGCTCTCGCCCAGTCTGCTCCCGACGGCTACACGCTGATCCTGGTCGCGAGCGGACATCCGCTCAACCAGTTCATCTATCCGAAGCTGCCTTATGATACATTCAAGAACTTCTCTGCAATCACGGAGATCGCCTATTCCCCGCTCGCCGTCGTGGTCTCGAAGAAAAGCGGTATCAGCGACCTGAAGGAGCTCATCGCCCGCGCCAGGGAAAAGCCGGACTCGCTATCCTACGGCATGTCGGGCAACGGCACCTCGGCCCACCTCGCCGGCGAGTTGCTCAAATACATGGCGAAGGTCAGCATCGTCGCGGTGCCTTACAAGGGCGGTGCCCCCGCCCTGATGGCGGTCATCGCGGGCGAGGTACCGATGAGCATCAATCCGCTTCCAGAAGTCATCGGTCAGCTCGACGGCGGCGCGGTACGCGTGCTGGCGGTCACGACGGCGACGCGCGCCAAGCAACTGCCCGAGGTGCCGACGGTCGCCGAGTCCGGCCTGCCCGGCTATGACGCCGCGGTATGGTGGGGCTTTCTGGCGCCCGCCGGTCTGTCGCCCGAACTGACACAGAAGCTGAACCGGGACATCGTCGGCGCCCTTCATGATCCGGTTGTTGTCGCAGCGCTGGACAAGATCGGAGCAACCCCGGTGGGAAACTCGCCGCAGGAATTCGACGCCTTGATCCACGCCGAGGCGGCAAAATGGGAGCCGGTGCTCAAGGAGGCCCAGATCAAGGTGGAGTGA
- a CDS encoding outer membrane protein, producing MKKILLSCTALLAVVSTASAADLAARPYTKAPVVALSPATNWSGFYIGAMGGYGWSNRVEVSGIATTTSDIKGGFGGGTVGWNWQAPGSQFVFGIEVDAAGADLSYSDTSLGILAEEKIRAFGSVTGRVGMAFNSALLYVKGGYAWADNKVAFTGGGFNFSDSKLHSGYTVGAGLEYMFVPNWSAKVEYMYADYGRQTYFNAVDFSVSTHTIKAGINYHFNWGGPVVAGY from the coding sequence ATGAAGAAAATTCTGCTTTCCTGCACCGCTCTCCTTGCCGTTGTTTCGACCGCGTCTGCTGCCGATCTGGCGGCCCGGCCCTATACCAAGGCGCCGGTGGTTGCGCTGTCGCCGGCGACCAACTGGTCGGGCTTCTATATCGGCGCGATGGGCGGTTACGGCTGGTCGAACCGGGTCGAAGTCTCGGGCATTGCGACCACCACCAGCGACATCAAGGGCGGCTTCGGCGGCGGCACCGTCGGCTGGAACTGGCAGGCGCCGGGCAGCCAGTTCGTCTTCGGTATCGAAGTCGATGCGGCCGGTGCGGACCTCAGCTATTCCGACACCTCGCTTGGCATTTTGGCCGAAGAGAAGATTCGCGCCTTCGGCAGCGTGACCGGCCGTGTCGGCATGGCGTTCAATTCAGCGCTGCTGTACGTCAAGGGCGGCTATGCTTGGGCTGACAACAAGGTGGCCTTCACCGGTGGCGGCTTCAATTTCTCAGACAGCAAGCTGCATTCCGGCTACACGGTCGGCGCCGGCCTCGAATACATGTTCGTGCCGAACTGGTCGGCGAAGGTCGAATACATGTATGCCGATTACGGTCGCCAGACCTACTTCAATGCCGTCGATTTCTCGGTGTCGACCCATACGATCAAGGCTGGCATCAACTACCACTTCAACTGGGGCGGCCCGGTCGTCGCTGGTTACTGA
- a CDS encoding ATP-binding protein: MKLELERPIVEVLAGKFERLASLKDQLRFGNRAEIAFAALAGEEIDFLCDLYQRAGPRLEARAAHLTTLRRALLEEAEPFAPASLEEALLALARYLTTNVERGWLFATGLTDKPLPYVVTRIDFVPASNEESGKIFVELKANAKGALTSFTLRVTERDLAYRTIGELLAGKGFLKETPELIAAYDETATRYFEWRALYGSQFTGQGVGYYADDPSSTHRDTDWSRKDVIVLSTSGGGARLVNDEEVLRNRSLTLEAPGDIFGPFLRKAGKSNHYDGEDEIRQIQAAMPPGLFTRMPVHPFIFVFHLDLHHYLWVHTGDMAPYAYQPELRHKLVLPREQTDLIDILTAEMDVLMDDIVAGKSGGTTVLCAGPPGVGKTLTAEVYSEIIRRPLYRVHSGQLGLNVAAMETALKDVLTRAQRWGAVMLIDEADVYIRSRADDMTANAVVGVFLRVLEYFNGLLFLTTNRVEDIDEAIVSRCIAMIRFHPPDSAGRRRIWEVMAGQFGLPLGPELVARLADVFPAASGRDIKGLAKLVAKWCQHKSESPTLEVFRRCAVFRGMDAVGQG, from the coding sequence ATGAAGCTCGAACTCGAGCGTCCGATCGTTGAAGTGCTGGCGGGGAAATTCGAGCGGCTCGCCTCGCTCAAGGACCAGCTCCGATTCGGCAACCGCGCCGAGATTGCGTTCGCGGCGCTGGCCGGCGAGGAGATCGATTTCCTCTGTGATCTCTATCAGCGCGCAGGGCCGCGGCTTGAGGCGCGGGCCGCCCATCTGACGACCCTGCGGCGGGCGCTGCTCGAGGAGGCCGAGCCATTCGCGCCCGCCAGTCTCGAGGAGGCGCTGCTGGCGCTCGCGCGCTATCTCACCACCAACGTGGAGCGAGGTTGGCTGTTCGCCACCGGGCTTACCGACAAGCCGCTGCCCTATGTGGTGACGCGGATCGATTTCGTGCCCGCCTCCAACGAGGAGAGCGGCAAGATCTTCGTCGAGCTCAAGGCCAATGCCAAAGGGGCGCTGACGTCATTCACGCTGCGGGTGACCGAACGCGACCTCGCTTATCGGACCATCGGCGAACTGCTGGCGGGCAAGGGCTTCCTCAAGGAGACGCCCGAGCTGATCGCTGCCTATGACGAGACCGCGACGCGCTATTTCGAGTGGCGGGCGCTCTACGGCAGCCAGTTCACCGGCCAGGGTGTCGGCTACTACGCCGATGATCCGTCCTCTACCCATCGCGACACCGACTGGTCGCGCAAGGACGTCATCGTGCTGTCGACCAGCGGAGGCGGCGCTCGTCTCGTCAATGACGAGGAAGTGCTGCGCAATCGAAGCCTGACACTGGAAGCGCCGGGCGACATTTTCGGACCCTTTCTGCGCAAGGCCGGCAAGAGCAACCATTACGACGGCGAGGACGAGATCAGACAGATCCAGGCGGCGATGCCGCCCGGCCTGTTCACCCGGATGCCGGTGCACCCCTTCATTTTCGTCTTTCATCTCGATCTGCACCATTATTTATGGGTGCATACCGGCGACATGGCGCCCTACGCCTACCAGCCGGAGCTGCGCCACAAGCTGGTGCTGCCGCGAGAACAGACCGATCTGATCGACATCCTCACCGCCGAGATGGACGTGCTGATGGACGATATCGTTGCCGGCAAGTCCGGCGGCACCACCGTGCTGTGCGCCGGCCCACCCGGGGTCGGCAAGACGCTGACCGCCGAGGTCTATTCCGAAATCATCAGGCGGCCACTCTATCGCGTCCATTCCGGTCAGCTCGGCCTCAACGTCGCGGCGATGGAGACGGCGCTCAAGGACGTGCTGACACGGGCGCAGCGCTGGGGCGCGGTGATGCTGATCGACGAGGCCGACGTCTATATCCGCAGCCGCGCCGACGACATGACCGCGAATGCGGTGGTCGGCGTCTTCCTGCGCGTGCTTGAATATTTCAATGGGCTGCTCTTCCTGACCACCAATCGCGTCGAGGATATCGACGAGGCGATCGTGTCCCGCTGCATCGCCATGATCCGCTTCCATCCGCCCGATTCGGCAGGGCGTCGCCGCATCTGGGAGGTGATGGCCGGGCAGTTTGGCCTGCCGCTCGGGCCCGAACTGGTGGCGCGGCTGGCCGACGTCTTCCCGGCGGCGAGCGGGCGCGACATCAAGGGGCTCGCCAAGCTGGTCGCCAAATGGTGCCAACACAAATCGGAATCTCCGACGCTGGAGGTGTTTCGGCGCTGCGCGGTGTTTCGCGGCATGGACGCCGTGGGGCAGGGGTGA
- a CDS encoding FAD-dependent oxidoreductase → MLDIAIVGGGLCGLALAQRLTARRADFGLFEARDRLGGRILSRRCPVTAIDFDLGPAWVWPDQPAINELCRSLDLHLEPQKDDGSVVVLSEADGRPKRLEHERLHLGAQRIAGGTGELTAALAQRIPAERIHLSHALVALTDRGEHVELVFQTGRTEIVATARRVVLAMPPRLVEEHVLFAPQLSPDLMHAMLATPTWMAATAKAVMTYGERPELRERSGAGNAFVTHEQATLAEIFDASAADGRLALGGFLALSAKLRRAFRKGLPLLVANQFAQVFGAGFEDGELAVQDWAEEARTCASQDVLEPLARDLSHRADPRLSAALWDGRVLLGGSETAADHAGYLEGALIAASRLEGQLQARAETGHYR, encoded by the coding sequence ATGTTGGATATCGCGATCGTCGGCGGCGGCCTTTGCGGCCTCGCACTGGCGCAACGATTAACCGCGCGCCGGGCCGATTTTGGCCTGTTCGAGGCGCGCGACCGGCTCGGCGGGCGCATTCTGTCGCGTCGCTGCCCGGTGACCGCCATTGACTTCGACCTCGGGCCGGCCTGGGTCTGGCCTGACCAGCCGGCCATCAACGAGCTCTGCCGCAGCCTCGATCTGCACCTGGAGCCGCAAAAGGACGATGGCAGTGTCGTGGTGCTGAGCGAGGCCGATGGTCGGCCCAAGCGGCTCGAGCATGAGCGGCTTCATCTCGGCGCGCAGCGCATCGCGGGCGGCACCGGCGAGTTGACCGCAGCGTTGGCGCAGCGGATTCCGGCGGAGCGCATCCACCTCTCTCATGCGCTGGTCGCGCTGACCGATCGCGGCGAGCACGTTGAGCTGGTGTTTCAGACGGGGCGGACTGAAATCGTCGCCACTGCGCGCCGGGTCGTGCTCGCGATGCCGCCGCGGCTTGTCGAAGAGCACGTCCTGTTCGCGCCTCAGCTCTCGCCGGACCTTATGCACGCCATGCTGGCGACACCGACCTGGATGGCCGCGACTGCCAAGGCGGTCATGACCTATGGCGAGCGGCCGGAGTTGCGCGAACGCAGCGGCGCCGGCAATGCATTCGTCACCCACGAGCAGGCGACGCTCGCCGAAATCTTCGATGCCTCGGCGGCGGACGGCCGTCTGGCCCTCGGCGGGTTCCTGGCGCTGTCGGCGAAGCTGCGGCGCGCGTTTCGCAAGGGCTTGCCGCTCCTGGTTGCCAACCAGTTCGCCCAGGTCTTCGGCGCCGGCTTCGAGGACGGCGAACTCGCGGTGCAGGACTGGGCCGAAGAGGCCCGCACCTGCGCCAGCCAGGACGTGCTCGAGCCGCTGGCCCGCGACCTGTCGCATCGTGCCGATCCGCGGCTCTCCGCCGCGCTCTGGGATGGCCGGGTCCTGCTGGGCGGATCGGAAACCGCCGCTGATCATGCCGGCTACCTCGAAGGCGCGCTGATTGCGGCGAGCCGGCTTGAGGGCCAGCTGCAGGCACGCGCGGAGACAGGACACTACCGATGA
- a CDS encoding DUF364 domain-containing protein, producing the protein MIDIARASAPTDLILARAAASEARIARMCIGLTWTTCSTGEGLGLAMSPGVASRVLPWPGTVAGRQVGEVAGWLSSWNPFEATVGLAAANAIINSSGNPVMAGANALAPGNLAVFEHFRPRLDGRKVVVIGRYPGLDRVLKGLDVTVIERQPAEGDLPDTAAELVVPDADWVFLTATTLINKTFHRLAALSREAVTVLMGPSMPWLAEWAEFGIDFLAGVTVIDPAKTEQIAAEGGGTRLFEGGVQYAVADIGQARMAAAKAEIANRVARREALKAEMASWHDSGNAGRFPRGAELVDIDAKLSRLDTRFKRMWDARNG; encoded by the coding sequence ATGATCGACATCGCGCGGGCTTCGGCGCCGACCGATCTCATCCTGGCGCGCGCTGCGGCGAGCGAGGCGCGCATCGCGAGGATGTGCATCGGCCTGACCTGGACAACGTGTTCAACCGGCGAGGGCCTCGGCCTTGCCATGAGCCCCGGGGTTGCCTCGCGCGTGCTGCCATGGCCGGGGACGGTGGCCGGGCGGCAGGTCGGCGAGGTGGCCGGCTGGTTGTCGTCGTGGAATCCATTCGAGGCGACGGTGGGCCTCGCGGCGGCCAATGCGATAATCAACTCATCCGGCAATCCGGTGATGGCGGGCGCAAACGCGCTGGCGCCGGGCAATCTCGCGGTCTTCGAGCATTTCCGGCCGCGGCTCGATGGCCGCAAGGTGGTGGTGATCGGCCGTTATCCGGGGCTCGACCGCGTGCTGAAGGGCCTCGACGTGACCGTGATCGAGCGACAGCCGGCGGAAGGCGACCTGCCGGACACGGCCGCCGAACTGGTCGTGCCGGATGCCGACTGGGTATTTCTGACGGCGACAACCCTGATCAACAAGACCTTTCATCGTCTCGCCGCCTTGTCGCGCGAGGCGGTCACGGTGCTGATGGGCCCGTCGATGCCGTGGCTGGCGGAATGGGCTGAGTTCGGCATCGATTTTCTCGCCGGCGTGACCGTGATCGACCCGGCGAAGACCGAGCAGATCGCCGCGGAGGGGGGCGGGACGCGGCTGTTCGAAGGCGGCGTGCAATATGCGGTCGCCGATATCGGCCAGGCGCGCATGGCCGCAGCCAAGGCGGAGATCGCCAACAGGGTGGCGCGGCGTGAGGCGCTGAAAGCGGAGATGGCCTCCTGGCACGACAGCGGCAACGCCGGCCGGTTCCCGCGCGGTGCGGAACTGGTCGACATCGACGCGAAGCTGTCGCGCCTCGACACCCGCTTCAAGCGCATGTGGGACGCCCGTAACGGCTGA
- a CDS encoding SagB/ThcOx family dehydrogenase, whose protein sequence is MSDARAIVDAYHRETKHRLQGYAPSPGFLDWDSQPDPFRRFAGAAVMPLPLARGGGSCRYDDLYTVPSGQPAAVTGDDLGLFFELSLGLSAWKSAGPDRWALRNNPSSGNLHPTEGYLLVWRALDEDVVPGLYHYAPYDHALERRAVLPVEAAARFAAATPGSFGALGLSSIIWREEWKYGARAFRYCQHDVGHALAGARFAARVAGWRLCVDPRPGDARVAACLGLDRPDDFAGAEPEHPDLLAVLADGDIAAAPDWGAIAAALEQWTGHANRLSQERVRWPQIARVLPAVAKTDVGAADVGATGLGATNLGVPAMPRAVAPAAAVGPPRRLDAVTVIRRRRSAQRMDGLSAMSFADFERAMARTLPSHARAPLDAFPFSPALDLLLFIHAVEGIPPGLYLLSRAPGRFTALRDGCASSPGLAFARLTNTDLPLYALRGGDERRLASALCCHQGIAGRGAFSVGMIADVARVLDEEGPWAYRRLHWEAGMIGQILYLEAESADLRGTGIGCFFDDEVHDVLGLRADGGWQSLYHFTIGGAMADDRLGLEPAYAHLADRTPNAEPRSQS, encoded by the coding sequence GTGAGCGACGCCCGGGCGATCGTCGACGCCTATCATCGTGAGACCAAGCACCGGCTGCAGGGCTACGCGCCGAGCCCCGGTTTTCTCGATTGGGACAGTCAGCCGGATCCATTCCGACGTTTCGCGGGGGCCGCCGTGATGCCATTGCCGTTGGCAAGGGGCGGGGGGAGCTGCCGCTATGACGATCTCTACACTGTGCCGAGCGGTCAGCCAGCCGCCGTCACGGGCGACGATCTCGGCCTGTTTTTCGAACTCAGTCTTGGACTGAGCGCCTGGAAGAGCGCGGGGCCGGACCGCTGGGCGTTACGCAACAACCCCTCCAGCGGCAATCTGCATCCGACCGAGGGCTATCTGCTGGTGTGGCGGGCGCTGGACGAAGACGTCGTTCCGGGGCTGTACCACTACGCGCCTTATGATCATGCGCTGGAACGGCGTGCCGTCCTGCCGGTGGAGGCGGCTGCGCGGTTCGCCGCAGCGACGCCGGGCAGCTTCGGCGCCCTCGGCCTGTCATCGATCATCTGGCGCGAGGAGTGGAAATACGGCGCGCGGGCGTTCCGCTATTGTCAGCACGACGTCGGACATGCGCTCGCCGGCGCGCGCTTTGCCGCTCGCGTCGCAGGCTGGCGCCTATGTGTCGATCCGCGGCCCGGCGATGCCCGGGTCGCGGCCTGCCTCGGCCTCGATCGCCCGGACGATTTCGCCGGCGCCGAGCCCGAGCATCCGGATCTCCTGGCGGTGCTCGCCGACGGCGACATCGCGGCGGCGCCCGACTGGGGGGCGATTGCAGCCGCCCTCGAGCAGTGGACGGGGCACGCCAATCGCCTGAGCCAGGAGCGGGTGCGCTGGCCGCAAATCGCCCGCGTGCTGCCGGCCGTGGCCAAGACTGACGTGGGTGCGGCTGACGTGGGCGCAACCGGCCTGGGCGCGACGAACCTGGGCGTGCCCGCCATGCCGCGGGCGGTGGCGCCGGCCGCCGCGGTCGGCCCACCGCGCCGGCTCGACGCCGTGACCGTCATCCGCCGTCGGCGCAGCGCTCAACGCATGGATGGCCTCAGCGCCATGTCCTTCGCCGATTTCGAGCGGGCGATGGCGCGCACGCTGCCGAGCCATGCTCGTGCGCCGCTCGATGCCTTTCCATTCTCTCCCGCGCTCGATCTGTTGCTCTTCATCCATGCCGTGGAGGGAATTCCGCCCGGCCTCTATCTGCTGAGCCGCGCACCCGGGCGTTTCACGGCCTTGCGTGATGGCTGTGCGTCCTCGCCCGGGCTCGCTTTCGCGCGGCTGACGAACACGGACCTGCCGCTCTATGCGTTACGCGGCGGCGACGAACGCAGGCTCGCCTCGGCGCTCTGCTGTCATCAGGGCATCGCCGGGCGTGGCGCCTTTTCAGTCGGCATGATCGCCGATGTCGCACGTGTGCTCGACGAGGAGGGGCCCTGGGCCTACCGCCGTCTGCACTGGGAGGCCGGCATGATCGGTCAGATTCTCTATCTCGAGGCGGAATCTGCGGACTTGCGTGGAACCGGGATCGGCTGTTTCTTCGACGATGAAGTGCACGATGTTCTCGGTCTGCGCGCCGACGGTGGCTGGCAGAGCCTCTATCATTTCACCATCGGCGGCGCGATGGCGGATGATCGGCTCGGGTTGGAGCCGGCCTATGCCCATCTTGCTGATCGGACGCCAAATGCCGAGCCAAGATCTCAGTCATGA